One window of Sulfurospirillum sp. 1612 genomic DNA carries:
- a CDS encoding biotin/lipoyl-containing protein: protein MAKKYIDIMDTTFRDGFQSVFGGRVLMDDFMPAVAAAREAGITHFEFGGGARFQSLFFYLNENAFEMMDRFRSVAGPDANLQTLARGVNTVMLDTGSRDLIDLHAKMFKKHGTTTIRNFDALNDVENLKYSGERITHHGLKHEAVVTMMDLPPGCVGAHDVAFYEKTLRKILDTGIAYDSICFKDASGTSSPNKVYETIKMAKKLLPEGTHVRLHTHETAGVSVACYLAALEAGVDGIDMAASPVSGGTSQPDILTMLHATKGMDYDLGGLELEKILSYEETLKECLKDYFMPPEATQVSPLIPFSPMPGGALTANTQMMRDNNILHKFPEVIKAMREVVEKGGYGTSVTPVSQFYFQQAFNNVMFGPWKKIAEGYGKMVLGYFGHTPSEPDAEVIQLAQEQLKLEPTTENAVDIADQDETKSMAYVKNILEKEGIVINDENIFIAASCKEKGIAYLKGEAKVNVRKIDRTKKEEKVTVAKSNGDYTVVVNGQKYNVQVSEGLDANIEVKSVSPATPAAAPTQPAQPTQPTQPTQPTQPAASSDGVEVKSSLPGSVFKIVVSEGQQVKKDDVLIVLEAMKMEIEVVSPCDGVVKSILVKQGDNVEDAQTLVIL, encoded by the coding sequence ATGGCAAAAAAATATATTGATATAATGGACACGACATTCAGAGATGGATTTCAGTCTGTTTTTGGTGGACGAGTTTTAATGGATGATTTCATGCCGGCAGTTGCAGCTGCCAGAGAGGCAGGAATTACTCATTTTGAATTTGGAGGAGGCGCGCGATTTCAAAGTCTCTTTTTTTATCTCAATGAAAATGCCTTTGAGATGATGGACCGCTTTCGTTCTGTCGCAGGGCCGGATGCGAATCTACAAACCCTAGCACGTGGTGTTAATACCGTAATGCTTGATACCGGCAGCAGAGATTTGATTGACTTGCATGCGAAAATGTTCAAAAAGCATGGCACGACAACGATTCGAAATTTTGATGCACTGAATGATGTTGAGAATTTAAAATACAGTGGTGAGCGCATCACTCATCACGGACTCAAGCACGAAGCCGTCGTCACAATGATGGATTTACCTCCTGGATGTGTTGGGGCTCATGATGTGGCTTTTTATGAAAAAACACTACGAAAAATACTAGATACGGGCATTGCTTATGATAGCATCTGTTTTAAAGATGCCAGCGGTACTTCAAGCCCTAACAAAGTCTACGAAACGATTAAAATGGCCAAAAAACTTCTCCCTGAGGGCACTCATGTGCGTTTGCATACACATGAAACTGCCGGCGTGAGTGTGGCATGTTATTTAGCAGCTCTTGAAGCGGGAGTTGATGGTATCGATATGGCTGCAAGTCCCGTCAGTGGTGGTACGAGTCAACCAGATATCCTCACTATGTTGCATGCGACAAAAGGGATGGATTATGATCTTGGTGGCTTGGAACTTGAAAAAATCCTCAGTTATGAAGAGACATTAAAAGAGTGTTTGAAAGATTATTTTATGCCTCCAGAAGCGACACAAGTCTCTCCATTGATACCGTTTTCTCCGATGCCAGGAGGCGCATTGACAGCCAATACTCAAATGATGCGAGATAACAATATCTTACACAAATTTCCAGAAGTTATTAAAGCGATGCGAGAAGTGGTAGAAAAGGGGGGTTATGGCACCAGCGTGACACCGGTTTCTCAATTTTATTTCCAACAAGCATTTAACAATGTCATGTTTGGGCCATGGAAAAAGATTGCAGAGGGCTATGGCAAGATGGTATTAGGGTATTTTGGACATACTCCATCAGAACCAGATGCTGAGGTCATTCAACTTGCACAAGAGCAATTGAAACTCGAGCCGACAACAGAAAATGCTGTGGATATTGCAGATCAAGATGAAACAAAATCAATGGCCTACGTGAAGAATATTTTGGAAAAAGAAGGCATTGTTATCAATGACGAAAATATCTTTATAGCGGCTTCTTGTAAAGAAAAAGGGATTGCTTATCTCAAGGGAGAAGCAAAAGTTAATGTAAGAAAAATAGACAGAACAAAAAAAGAGGAGAAAGTAACAGTGGCAAAATCAAATGGTGATTATACAGTCGTAGTCAATGGTCAAAAATATAACGTTCAAGTCAGTGAAGGACTCGATGCGAATATTGAAGTCAAATCCGTTTCTCCTGCGACACCAGCAGCTGCGCCTACACAACCTGCACAGCCTACACAACCAACACAACCAACACAACCAACACAACCTGCCGCAAGTAGCGATGGTGTGGAAGTCAAATCAAGTCTTCCAGGTTCTGTATTTAAAATCGTTGTTAGCGAAGGACAACAAGTCAAAAAAGATGACGTACTTATTGTATTAGAAGCGATGAAAATGGAAATTGAAGTGGTATCACCGTGTGATGGAGTCGTAAAATCCATTTTGGTGAAACAAGGTGATAATGTAGAAGATGCCCAAACGCTAGTCATTCTATAA
- a CDS encoding sodium ion-translocating decarboxylase subunit beta, with protein MKNILFVLLTLAAMTLCAKPLHASSMESDIKTTEQVTQHEVKNISEMFVNFYKTTGIYAFLNPVDGAKNALGEPLSKFSQSWGRIIMILITFLLFYLAIAKGFEPLLLLPIAFGGLLANIPYANIIGHEGFLGVLFEAGIKNELFPLIIFMGVGAMTDFGPLLANPKTAILGAAAQFGIFGSLVGALALSQYTPWFSFSLKDASAISIIGGADGPTSIFVASKLAPDLMGAIAVAAYSYMALVPIIQPPIMRLFTTVEERKIKMKQLRHVSKIEKLLFPLTVLMLSIFILPESTPLIGALTFGNFARVSGVVDRLSDTMQNSLINIVTIFLGLAVGSKLAAEKFLIPDTLGILAIGLVAFSVGTAGGVIMAKIMNRFSKVKVNPLIGAAGVSAVPMAARVANKVGMKDDPSNMLLMHAMGPNVAGVIGSAVAAGVLLSIFK; from the coding sequence ATGAAAAACATACTTTTTGTTTTATTGACATTAGCTGCGATGACGCTCTGTGCAAAACCGCTGCATGCATCTAGCATGGAAAGCGATATCAAAACCACAGAGCAAGTGACACAGCATGAAGTCAAAAATATTTCAGAAATGTTTGTCAACTTTTATAAGACGACAGGTATTTATGCATTTTTGAATCCAGTTGATGGTGCAAAAAATGCCTTGGGTGAGCCTTTGAGCAAGTTCTCACAAAGTTGGGGACGTATTATCATGATACTGATAACATTTTTGCTCTTTTATTTGGCTATTGCTAAGGGATTTGAGCCACTACTGTTATTACCAATAGCGTTTGGCGGGCTGTTAGCGAACATCCCTTATGCCAATATTATCGGACATGAAGGCTTCTTGGGCGTTCTCTTTGAAGCCGGTATCAAAAATGAGCTGTTTCCTTTGATTATTTTTATGGGAGTGGGGGCAATGACGGATTTTGGTCCGCTATTGGCTAATCCAAAAACAGCCATATTGGGAGCGGCAGCTCAATTTGGAATCTTTGGTTCTTTGGTAGGAGCCTTAGCCCTTTCTCAATATACTCCATGGTTTAGTTTTTCATTAAAAGATGCTTCTGCCATCTCCATTATCGGTGGTGCAGATGGTCCGACTTCTATATTTGTAGCTTCAAAATTGGCTCCTGATTTAATGGGTGCTATTGCCGTAGCGGCATATTCTTATATGGCATTAGTGCCTATTATTCAACCTCCGATTATGCGATTGTTTACAACCGTTGAAGAGCGAAAAATCAAAATGAAACAGTTGCGACATGTGAGCAAAATAGAAAAATTGCTTTTTCCATTGACCGTTTTGATGCTCTCAATTTTTATCCTTCCTGAGTCAACACCATTGATTGGGGCATTGACATTTGGTAATTTTGCACGAGTTTCTGGTGTGGTTGATCGCCTCTCAGATACGATGCAAAATTCATTGATTAATATTGTGACGATATTCTTAGGATTGGCCGTAGGGTCAAAATTGGCGGCCGAAAAGTTTTTAATCCCCGATACTCTGGGTATTTTGGCCATCGGTCTTGTGGCATTTTCTGTCGGTACGGCAGGCGGTGTTATCATGGCAAAAATTATGAATCGATTCTCAAAGGTTAAAGTCAACCCTCTCATCGGGGCAGCAGGCGTGAGTGCCGTGCCTATGGCTGCAAGGGTTGCCAATAAAGTTGGTATGAAGGATGACCCTTCCAACATGCTTTTAATGCATGCTATGGGTCCAAATGTTGCCGGAGTAATTGGTTCTGCTGTGGCAGCAGGCGTATTGCTGTCGATATTTAAATAA
- the pckA gene encoding phosphoenolpyruvate carboxykinase (ATP) has product MKVNGIEKLGLENIEHVYHNLSFDELFEHEVKNKEGRISSSGAFTVDTGIFTGRSPKDKYFVKQDPSQKYISWGTINQPTTKEVFDALFQKAKEQLSGKEIYIQDAYCGSSLDSRKSIRVISEIAWQAHFVKNMFIRPPEEDLANFLPDFTLYVACKTSDEDYKEHGLHSDVFVIFNIEEKIAVIGGTWYGGEIKKGVFSMMNYWLPLEGKLSMHCSANVGKDGDSALFFGLSGTGKTTLSTDPHRKLIGDDEHGWDDNGIFNFEGGCYAKCINLDPSSEPEIYGAIKRDALLENVVLDDAGVVDYSDGSKTENTRVSYPIYHIENFEESSQAGHPKKIIFLTADAFGVLPPVSRLTKEQAMYYFMSGYTAKVAGTERGITEPVATFSSCFGEAFLPLHPTVYAKLLGQKIDQHGVDVYLVNTGWTGGEYGVGKRMSIKATRACIDAILDGTINDSNFSVLPVFGLSIPDHLDGVDSKILNPRNTWSDKNNYDEVSKKLAGMFVENFKKYITADSDFSQFGPKL; this is encoded by the coding sequence TTGAAAGTAAATGGAATTGAAAAGTTAGGACTAGAAAATATTGAGCATGTGTATCACAACTTGAGTTTTGATGAGTTGTTTGAGCATGAAGTAAAAAATAAAGAAGGCAGAATATCAAGCAGTGGAGCATTCACTGTGGATACGGGTATTTTTACCGGCAGAAGTCCCAAAGATAAATATTTTGTAAAACAAGATCCTTCTCAAAAATACATTTCGTGGGGGACCATCAATCAACCGACTACGAAAGAGGTTTTTGATGCATTGTTTCAAAAAGCAAAAGAACAACTCTCAGGGAAAGAAATCTACATACAAGATGCCTATTGTGGCTCTAGCTTAGATAGTAGAAAAAGTATCCGTGTGATTTCTGAAATCGCATGGCAAGCCCATTTTGTCAAAAATATGTTTATCCGTCCACCAGAAGAAGACTTGGCAAACTTTTTACCAGATTTTACACTCTATGTGGCATGTAAAACATCAGATGAAGATTATAAAGAGCATGGATTGCATTCTGATGTCTTTGTGATTTTTAACATTGAAGAGAAAATTGCCGTTATCGGTGGTACTTGGTATGGTGGCGAGATTAAAAAAGGTGTCTTTTCTATGATGAATTATTGGCTTCCATTAGAAGGCAAACTATCGATGCATTGTTCGGCAAATGTTGGCAAAGATGGAGATAGTGCGCTCTTTTTTGGGCTGAGTGGAACGGGTAAAACGACACTCTCGACTGATCCCCACCGTAAACTCATCGGTGATGATGAACATGGTTGGGATGACAACGGAATTTTCAACTTTGAAGGCGGTTGTTATGCTAAGTGTATCAATCTAGACCCAAGCAGTGAGCCTGAAATCTATGGCGCTATCAAGCGTGATGCGCTTTTGGAAAATGTGGTCTTAGATGATGCTGGCGTGGTTGATTACAGTGATGGCAGTAAGACTGAAAACACTAGAGTGTCTTATCCTATTTATCACATTGAAAATTTTGAAGAATCATCTCAAGCCGGTCATCCTAAAAAGATTATCTTTTTAACCGCTGATGCTTTTGGTGTGCTCCCTCCGGTCTCTCGTTTGACAAAAGAGCAAGCGATGTATTATTTTATGAGTGGATACACAGCAAAAGTCGCAGGTACAGAGCGTGGAATCACTGAACCGGTGGCAACCTTTAGTTCGTGCTTTGGGGAAGCATTTTTACCTCTTCATCCGACAGTTTATGCCAAATTATTGGGGCAAAAGATAGACCAACACGGTGTGGATGTTTATCTGGTAAATACTGGTTGGACCGGGGGAGAGTATGGTGTCGGCAAGCGTATGAGTATCAAAGCGACACGAGCGTGTATTGATGCGATACTGGATGGTACGATTAATGACTCAAACTTTTCTGTTTTACCGGTTTTTGGATTGAGTATTCCAGACCATCTTGATGGCGTTGATTCAAAAATATTAAACCCAAGAAATACATGGAGCGATAAAAATAATTATGATGAAGTAAGTAAAAAATTAGCGGGCATGTTTGTTGAAAACTTCAAAAAATACATCACTGCGGATTCAGACTTTTCACAGTTTGGACCAAAACTTTAG
- the pheS gene encoding phenylalanine--tRNA ligase subunit alpha, translating to MNEIQEQIASCKDLKSLEAIRISMLGKKGYFAEQFAKMKSLPKDEKKDFAQKLNEEKEDFLNLFQVAKMKLEAIAIAEEMKEESVDVTLFNSKPTCGALHPVMATMDKIIEYFVSMNFSIEEGPLVEDDFHNFEALNLPKYHPARDMQDTFYFKDSMLLRTHTSPVQIRTMLNQKPPIRIISPGAVFRRDYDLTHTPMFHQVEGLVVDKTGAVSFANLKYILEDFLKYMFGDVRVRFRPSFFPFTEPSTEVDISCIFCKGSGCRVCSHTGWLEVLGSGVVDPNVFKAVELKDVSGYAFGLGVERFAMLLHRIPDLRSLFEGDLRLLEQFR from the coding sequence ATGAATGAAATACAAGAGCAGATAGCATCTTGCAAGGATCTGAAAAGCCTTGAAGCAATCAGAATATCAATGCTCGGCAAAAAAGGTTATTTTGCAGAACAGTTTGCCAAGATGAAATCTCTGCCAAAGGATGAGAAAAAGGATTTTGCTCAAAAACTCAATGAAGAAAAAGAAGATTTTTTAAATCTCTTCCAAGTGGCAAAAATGAAGCTCGAAGCAATCGCAATTGCTGAGGAAATGAAAGAGGAAAGTGTTGATGTAACGCTATTTAATAGCAAACCAACGTGTGGCGCGTTGCATCCTGTGATGGCAACAATGGATAAAATTATAGAATATTTTGTCAGTATGAATTTTTCCATCGAAGAGGGCCCTTTAGTTGAAGATGATTTTCACAACTTTGAGGCACTGAATCTTCCAAAATATCATCCTGCTCGTGATATGCAAGATACGTTTTATTTCAAAGACTCAATGTTACTCAGAACACATACCAGTCCGGTACAAATTCGAACCATGTTGAACCAAAAACCTCCCATTCGTATTATCAGCCCCGGTGCTGTTTTTAGAAGAGATTATGATTTGACGCATACTCCGATGTTTCATCAGGTTGAAGGCTTGGTTGTTGATAAAACCGGTGCCGTTTCATTTGCGAATCTCAAGTATATATTAGAAGACTTTTTAAAATACATGTTTGGAGATGTACGCGTGCGTTTCCGTCCTAGCTTTTTCCCTTTTACAGAACCGAGTACCGAAGTCGATATTAGTTGTATTTTTTGTAAAGGAAGTGGCTGTAGAGTGTGTTCTCATACCGGCTGGTTGGAAGTTTTGGGTAGCGGTGTTGTGGATCCTAATGTATTTAAAGCCGTTGAATTAAAAGATGTTAGTGGCTATGCTTTTGGATTAGGTGTGGAGCGATTTGCCATGTTGTTACATCGGATCCCTGATCTTCGTTCGTTATTTGAAGGGGATTTACGGTTATTGGAGCAGTTTAGATGA
- a CDS encoding FAD-binding and (Fe-S)-binding domain-containing protein has translation MLALDGSYLKFYKQLRQDIPVSRIFTDPLHTLVYGTDASFYKLVPKIVIWANDADEVALIMKLSFELSLPIVFRAAGTSLSGQAITDSILVVTSRDWRGKKISDDHTLVTLQPSVVGADANSFLLPYGKKIGPDPASISAAMIGGIAANNASGMCCGVADNSYKTLHSMKIIFHDGSRLDTADPKSCESFMATHGMMIEGIKSLHAKVRSNQELHDKIMRKFKIKNTCGYSLNALVDYEDPIDIIAHLMIGSEGTLGFIEEITYKTVPEYKDKASALMIFKNIKDACDAVIVLKTECRSHVNAAEIMDRAGLRSVENKKGMPAFLKTLGDEATAVLVETRAPDADILQQNIKIILEKLQHIEPERPLEFTDVIEEYTLYWSIRKGLFPAVGAVREAGTTVIIEDVAYPIESLADATLELQAMFQKYGYHEAIIFGHALEGNLHFVFTQAFDNEAEIKRYEAFMAEVADQVALKYQGSLKAEHGTGRNMAPFVALEWGDDAYQLMQAIKEIFDPKKLINPGVILNDDKNIHLKNFKAMPKTDDLIDTCIECGYCEPKCPSNFITLTPRERIVANRYMTQLRESGQIAALKEFEALYQYDGIETCATCQLCSISCPIGIDTGNLTKKLRSQQIRPLEHKIAWSIAHHYGTVLGLGRFALSAVKVVNSIIGDDAMRSISGGFRKLTGNKMPLWSASLPKGEKFNIKRTITHADDKVVYFSSCINRTMSNSHAQKGEKSISEVVALLLERAGYEIIIPENIDNLCCGMPFSSKGFTEEGKYKYDELEAQLRQASENGKYPILCDMSPCSKTIDQHKPEGLNIYDTVEFITDFLAPRLTFKAVSDPIVIHTTCSTRKSGLTKKFETLAKMCSSNVIIPQSVSCCGFAGDRGFTFPELNQSALRHLKEEIPKNVTYAFSTSKTCEIGLSEHSGLDYKSIFYLVERCTR, from the coding sequence ATGTTAGCATTGGATGGATCTTACCTAAAATTTTATAAACAATTACGTCAGGACATACCTGTTTCGAGAATATTTACAGACCCCCTTCATACTCTGGTTTACGGAACGGATGCTTCTTTTTATAAACTGGTTCCAAAGATCGTAATTTGGGCAAATGATGCCGATGAGGTGGCTCTTATTATGAAGCTCTCCTTTGAGCTCTCCTTGCCGATTGTGTTTAGAGCAGCAGGTACCAGTCTCTCAGGACAGGCAATTACAGATTCCATTTTAGTCGTGACATCACGAGATTGGCGTGGTAAAAAGATTAGTGATGATCATACTTTGGTAACATTACAACCCTCTGTGGTCGGTGCAGATGCTAACAGCTTTTTGTTGCCGTATGGTAAAAAAATCGGACCCGATCCGGCGAGTATTAGTGCTGCGATGATTGGCGGAATTGCGGCTAATAATGCCAGCGGTATGTGCTGTGGCGTTGCTGATAACTCATATAAAACGTTGCATAGTATGAAGATTATCTTTCATGATGGTAGCCGGTTAGATACAGCAGACCCTAAGAGTTGTGAAAGCTTTATGGCGACACATGGCATGATGATTGAAGGCATCAAAAGTTTGCATGCTAAAGTACGCAGTAACCAAGAGCTTCATGATAAAATTATGCGAAAGTTTAAAATCAAAAATACTTGCGGTTATTCGTTGAATGCTTTGGTTGATTATGAAGACCCCATCGATATTATTGCCCATCTCATGATAGGGAGTGAGGGGACATTGGGATTTATTGAAGAGATAACATACAAAACGGTGCCTGAATATAAAGATAAAGCCAGCGCCTTGATGATTTTCAAAAATATTAAAGATGCCTGTGATGCGGTTATTGTCTTAAAGACAGAGTGTCGCTCTCATGTGAATGCAGCAGAGATTATGGACCGCGCAGGATTGAGAAGTGTAGAAAATAAAAAAGGGATGCCAGCGTTTCTTAAAACACTCGGAGATGAAGCAACAGCGGTTTTGGTAGAGACTCGAGCGCCTGATGCTGATATTTTGCAACAAAATATAAAAATCATCTTAGAAAAATTACAACATATTGAACCCGAGCGTCCGCTAGAATTTACCGATGTCATTGAAGAATATACACTCTATTGGAGTATTAGAAAGGGATTATTTCCTGCCGTTGGTGCGGTGAGAGAAGCGGGTACGACGGTTATCATCGAAGATGTGGCTTATCCGATTGAATCTCTAGCTGATGCCACACTTGAACTTCAAGCAATGTTTCAAAAATATGGCTATCATGAGGCGATTATTTTCGGACATGCGTTGGAGGGCAATCTCCATTTTGTTTTTACTCAAGCATTTGATAATGAAGCTGAGATTAAGCGGTATGAAGCCTTTATGGCTGAAGTGGCAGATCAGGTGGCGCTAAAATACCAAGGCAGTCTCAAAGCCGAGCATGGTACGGGGCGTAATATGGCTCCTTTTGTGGCATTAGAGTGGGGCGATGATGCGTATCAATTGATGCAGGCCATAAAAGAGATTTTTGATCCTAAAAAACTCATCAATCCCGGTGTGATTCTCAATGATGACAAGAACATCCACTTGAAAAATTTTAAAGCCATGCCCAAAACAGACGATTTGATTGATACGTGTATTGAATGTGGATATTGTGAGCCAAAATGTCCGTCTAATTTTATTACATTGACCCCTCGAGAGCGAATTGTAGCCAATCGTTACATGACACAATTGCGAGAAAGCGGACAAATCGCAGCATTGAAAGAGTTTGAAGCGTTGTATCAATATGATGGCATTGAAACGTGTGCGACGTGTCAATTGTGCTCTATTTCTTGTCCGATTGGAATTGATACGGGCAATCTTACAAAAAAGCTACGAAGCCAACAGATTCGTCCACTAGAACATAAAATTGCATGGAGTATTGCACATCATTATGGGACGGTTTTGGGATTGGGGCGTTTTGCATTAAGTGCGGTTAAAGTGGTCAACTCCATCATTGGTGATGATGCCATGCGAAGTATCAGTGGAGGCTTTAGAAAACTCACCGGTAACAAAATGCCACTTTGGAGTGCGAGTTTGCCAAAAGGTGAAAAATTCAACATCAAGAGAACGATTACCCATGCGGACGATAAAGTGGTTTATTTCTCTTCTTGTATCAACAGAACGATGTCAAATTCTCATGCACAAAAGGGTGAGAAAAGCATCAGTGAGGTGGTTGCTCTTTTGTTGGAGCGTGCCGGATATGAGATTATTATCCCTGAGAATATTGATAATCTATGCTGTGGCATGCCTTTTAGTTCTAAAGGTTTCACAGAAGAGGGAAAATATAAGTATGATGAATTAGAAGCCCAATTGCGTCAGGCCAGTGAGAATGGAAAATATCCGATTTTATGCGATATGAGCCCTTGTAGTAAGACCATAGACCAGCATAAGCCAGAGGGTTTAAACATCTATGATACGGTTGAATTTATTACCGATTTCTTAGCTCCAAGATTAACATTTAAAGCAGTGTCTGATCCTATTGTGATTCATACGACTTGTAGTACAAGAAAGAGTGGCTTAACCAAGAAATTTGAAACACTTGCAAAAATGTGCAGTTCGAATGTCATCATCCCTCAAAGTGTGAGTTGCTGTGGTTTTGCAGGAGATCGTGGGTTTACCTTTCCTGAACTGAATCAATCGGCATTACGTCACTTAAAAGAGGAAATTCCTAAAAATGTCACCTATGCTTTTTCTACGAGTAAAACTTGTGAGATTGGATTAAGTGAGCACAGTGGTTTAGATTATAAATCAATTTTTTATTTAGTAGAGCGTTGTACACGATAG
- the argH gene encoding argininosuccinate lyase: protein MSKLWSGRFSKGATKLLDEFNASLSFDKKLYHEDIKGSIAHATMLGAQGILEKSEVLKITEGLKQIETEIESGAFVFDISDEDIHMAIETRLIAIVGDVGKKLHTARSRNDQVALDFRMFVLGSNLEIIDKLKVLIETLIDIAKENTNTLMPGMTHLQHAQPINFGFHMLAYANMFKRDILRFEDSYKRNNILPLGCAALAGTPHHIDREKTAKLLGFDAVSANCLDTVSDRDFALEILFNIATTMMHVSRFSEELILWSSYEFKFITLSDEYSTGSSIMPQKKNPDVPELLRGKTGRVNGNLISLLTVLKGLPLAYNKDMQEDKEGVFDSVETIFISLEILNEAIKTMSINQNNMMQACATGHLSATDLADYLVAHCNIPFREAHFITGHAVSYAETLGKDISTLTIEELKKVDERIEEDAVKFLDLRHSMNARNSQGGTSEASTKEQIKELEAWVKSFGA, encoded by the coding sequence ATGTCAAAATTATGGTCAGGAAGATTTTCAAAAGGTGCAACAAAACTATTAGATGAATTTAATGCATCATTATCATTTGATAAAAAATTGTATCATGAAGATATCAAAGGTTCAATCGCACATGCTACGATGTTAGGAGCTCAAGGTATTTTAGAAAAATCAGAAGTACTGAAAATCACTGAAGGACTCAAACAGATAGAAACAGAAATCGAATCAGGTGCCTTTGTTTTTGATATTTCAGATGAAGATATTCACATGGCTATTGAAACACGGTTGATTGCCATTGTCGGTGATGTGGGCAAAAAATTGCATACGGCAAGAAGTAGAAATGACCAAGTCGCTTTAGATTTTAGAATGTTTGTACTCGGTAGTAATCTTGAAATTATAGATAAACTCAAAGTGCTGATTGAAACGCTCATAGATATCGCAAAAGAAAACACCAATACCTTGATGCCAGGCATGACGCACTTGCAACATGCACAACCTATCAATTTTGGATTCCACATGCTCGCATATGCCAATATGTTTAAAAGAGATATTTTAAGATTTGAAGACTCTTATAAGCGAAATAATATCTTGCCATTAGGGTGTGCTGCACTTGCGGGAACTCCTCATCATATTGATAGAGAAAAAACTGCCAAACTTTTAGGTTTTGATGCGGTGAGTGCAAATTGTCTAGATACGGTCAGTGATCGGGATTTTGCCTTAGAGATATTATTTAATATCGCGACAACCATGATGCATGTGTCACGTTTTTCTGAAGAATTGATTTTGTGGTCAAGTTATGAGTTTAAATTTATCACGCTAAGCGATGAATACAGTACCGGCAGCTCTATTATGCCACAGAAAAAAAATCCTGATGTTCCTGAACTTTTAAGAGGGAAAACCGGTAGAGTCAATGGAAATCTTATATCATTATTGACGGTACTAAAAGGCTTGCCTTTAGCGTATAATAAAGACATGCAAGAAGATAAAGAGGGCGTCTTTGATAGCGTTGAAACCATTTTTATTTCATTGGAGATTTTAAATGAAGCTATCAAAACCATGAGTATCAATCAAAACAATATGATGCAAGCGTGTGCTACCGGACACCTTAGCGCGACAGATTTAGCAGATTATTTGGTTGCACATTGCAATATTCCTTTTCGTGAAGCTCACTTTATCACAGGACATGCTGTCTCTTATGCAGAAACGTTAGGCAAAGATATCAGTACTTTAACTATCGAAGAGTTGAAAAAAGTAGATGAGAGAATTGAAGAAGATGCTGTCAAATTCCTCGATTTAAGACACTCTATGAATGCTAGAAATTCACAAGGTGGAACTTCAGAAGCGAGTACGAAAGAGCAAATCAAAGAACTTGAAGCATGGGTAAAATCTTTTGGCGCATAA
- a CDS encoding histidine triad nucleotide-binding protein, which translates to MTIFSKIIKGEIPCNKVLENDEFLAFHDINPKAPIHILIIPKVEVQNFQQVTPEIMAKMTSFIQEVATLLGLDESGYRLITNNGDNGGQEVMHLHFHLLGGAKLAWGHLADSDSKNFF; encoded by the coding sequence ATGACAATATTTAGCAAAATTATAAAAGGCGAAATACCGTGTAATAAAGTTCTAGAAAATGACGAGTTTTTAGCATTTCATGACATCAATCCAAAAGCACCGATTCATATCCTGATTATTCCGAAAGTTGAAGTTCAAAATTTCCAACAAGTCACTCCAGAAATCATGGCGAAAATGACCTCTTTTATACAAGAAGTTGCGACACTGTTGGGTCTTGATGAGAGCGGATATCGTTTGATTACCAACAACGGTGACAACGGTGGTCAAGAAGTCATGCACCTGCATTTTCATCTTTTAGGTGGTGCAAAACTTGCTTGGGGTCATCTAGCAGATAGCGACTCTAAAAACTTTTTTTAA
- a CDS encoding OadG family protein, translating to MDQNIIIDGLKFMVLGMVTVYLFLALMILVLRIEHKLVTKFFPNKANSPTPQPAPIKPQIVSSDNDLALVAAITAAIQHHKNQNG from the coding sequence ATGGACCAGAATATAATCATTGACGGTTTAAAATTTATGGTTTTAGGGATGGTAACAGTCTATCTATTTTTAGCCTTGATGATTTTAGTGCTACGTATCGAACATAAACTTGTCACAAAGTTTTTTCCGAACAAGGCAAATTCCCCAACTCCACAACCTGCACCGATTAAGCCACAGATCGTATCTTCTGATAATGACTTGGCACTTGTAGCGGCTATCACCGCAGCGATACAACATCACAAAAATCAAAATGGATAA